The proteins below come from a single Chryseobacterium sp. MA9 genomic window:
- the aroB gene encoding 3-dehydroquinate synthase, whose amino-acid sequence MITILNDNFSQLNEFLHEKSFSKIFILVDENTHEYCLPILLGNMETDLGFEILEIEAGEEMKNIQTANQLWEILTEMQADRKALVINLGGGVITDMGGFVASTYKRGIQFINIPTTLLSMCDASIGGKTGIDLMHYKNMVGTFAFPEQIFIFPKFLETLPFKELRSGFAEMLKHGLIADKNHWNQLIQVRKLEVETVIPHIQTSMKIKQNVVDKDFHEQNIRKTLNFGHTIGHAVESLCLQQGNPILHGEAVAMGMIAEAHLAYLENLISEADANMVIENVQRYYPYLDINDFKDEDITALLLNDKKNTDSKINFSLLSGIGSCTYDHQCSQENILGSLSFYRNLNNA is encoded by the coding sequence ATGATAACAATATTAAACGATAATTTTTCTCAGCTTAACGAGTTTCTTCATGAAAAATCTTTCAGTAAAATTTTCATCCTTGTAGATGAAAACACTCATGAATACTGCCTTCCTATTCTTTTAGGAAATATGGAAACAGACCTTGGCTTTGAAATTTTAGAGATTGAAGCCGGAGAAGAAATGAAAAATATCCAGACAGCCAATCAGCTTTGGGAAATTCTTACGGAAATGCAGGCAGACAGAAAAGCACTCGTTATCAATCTTGGTGGTGGTGTGATTACTGATATGGGCGGATTTGTAGCATCTACTTACAAAAGAGGAATACAGTTCATCAATATTCCTACAACCCTTTTATCAATGTGTGACGCTTCCATAGGAGGAAAAACAGGGATTGATCTGATGCATTATAAAAATATGGTAGGAACTTTCGCTTTCCCGGAACAGATTTTTATTTTCCCTAAATTCTTAGAAACATTACCATTTAAAGAATTAAGAAGCGGATTCGCTGAAATGCTTAAACATGGATTAATTGCTGATAAAAATCATTGGAATCAGCTGATCCAGGTTCGTAAACTGGAGGTAGAAACGGTAATTCCGCATATTCAGACTTCTATGAAGATTAAGCAGAATGTTGTAGATAAAGATTTCCATGAACAGAATATCAGAAAAACTTTGAATTTCGGGCATACAATAGGTCATGCTGTGGAAAGTTTATGCCTACAGCAAGGAAATCCTATCCTTCACGGGGAAGCGGTTGCAATGGGAATGATTGCAGAAGCTCATCTGGCTTATCTGGAGAATCTTATTTCTGAAGCAGACGCAAATATGGTCATCGAAAATGTCCAGAGATACTATCCATACCTGGATATCAATGATTTTAAAGATGAAGATATCACGGCATTATTACTGAATGATAAAAAGAACACAGACAGTAAAATCAATTTTTCCCTGCTTTCCGGAATAGGTTCTTGTACTTATGACCATCAGTGCAGCCAGGAAAACATCCTTGGATCTCTGTCTTTTTATAGAAATTTGAATAATGCTTAA
- a CDS encoding pseudouridine synthase — protein sequence MGSKSERKPYITNKSESFERKSFGKPKRGGNSFDTRDKYERGSLKYGRRPSNGDERDDRAKSFVQKRRLNKIDKDVHKDTIRLNKYIANSGICSRREADDLITQGLVEVNGKVVNEMGYQVQKTDRVVFDGQNITPEKPVYVLLNKPKGYISTTKDDKARKTVMDLVANASPYRVFPVGRLDRSTTGVILLTNDGHMTKKLTHPSFDAKKIYHVTLDKKLTGEDLRLIAEGIRLDEGVAVVDQISYIEGKPKNEIGIEIHIGWNRVIRRIFQRLGYEVEALDRVMFAGLTKKNIKRGHWRILTELEVNNLKML from the coding sequence ATGGGTTCAAAATCTGAAAGAAAACCATACATCACGAATAAAAGTGAGAGTTTTGAGAGAAAATCTTTCGGAAAACCAAAAAGAGGAGGAAACAGTTTTGATACAAGAGATAAATACGAAAGAGGTAGTCTGAAATATGGCAGAAGACCCTCTAATGGTGATGAAAGAGATGACAGAGCAAAATCTTTTGTACAAAAAAGAAGGTTAAATAAAATTGACAAAGATGTTCATAAAGACACTATCCGTCTTAATAAGTATATTGCCAATTCAGGGATCTGCAGTAGGAGAGAAGCTGATGATCTTATTACTCAGGGGCTGGTAGAAGTAAACGGAAAAGTAGTTAACGAAATGGGCTATCAGGTACAGAAAACCGACAGAGTAGTTTTTGACGGACAAAATATTACTCCGGAAAAACCGGTTTATGTACTTTTGAATAAGCCAAAAGGTTATATTTCTACCACGAAAGATGACAAAGCCAGAAAAACAGTAATGGATCTTGTAGCTAATGCTTCTCCTTACAGAGTTTTCCCGGTTGGAAGATTAGACCGTTCCACAACGGGGGTAATTTTATTGACCAATGACGGACACATGACTAAAAAATTAACGCATCCATCTTTTGATGCTAAAAAGATTTATCATGTAACGCTGGATAAAAAGCTTACGGGGGAAGATCTACGTCTTATCGCAGAAGGAATCCGTCTTGATGAAGGTGTAGCAGTTGTTGATCAGATTTCGTACATTGAGGGAAAACCTAAAAATGAGATCGGGATTGAGATTCATATCGGATGGAACCGTGTTATCAGAAGAATATTCCAAAGATTAGGGTACGAAGTGGAAGCTTTAGACAGAGTAATGTTTGCAGGATTGACGAAGAAGAATATCAAGAGAGGACACTGGAGAATCCTTACAGAACTGGAAGTAAATAACCTTAAAATGCTTTAA
- the pncA gene encoding bifunctional nicotinamidase/pyrazinamidase, translated as MKKALIIVDVQNDFCEGGALAVPGSNEIIPYINLLMEENAYDQVVLTQDWHPAGHKSFASSNGRQVGESIILNGVPQFMWPDHCIQGTFGAEFHKDLNRDKVTHIVQKGKNIEIDSYSGFQDNNHFMKTGLDDFLKYHDIQLVEIVGLALDYCVKFTAQDAVANGYVTCLHFNGTRAVNVKPDNARDAIYEMIEKGVTVLG; from the coding sequence ATGAAAAAAGCGTTAATAATAGTCGATGTACAGAATGATTTTTGTGAAGGCGGAGCCCTTGCAGTCCCTGGATCCAACGAAATTATCCCGTATATCAATCTTCTGATGGAGGAAAATGCATATGATCAGGTGGTTCTGACACAGGACTGGCATCCTGCAGGCCACAAAAGTTTTGCAAGCAGTAATGGCAGACAGGTTGGAGAAAGTATTATTCTAAATGGTGTTCCACAGTTTATGTGGCCGGATCATTGTATTCAGGGAACTTTCGGGGCAGAATTCCACAAAGATCTGAACAGAGACAAAGTAACCCATATTGTACAAAAAGGAAAAAATATAGAAATTGACAGTTACAGCGGTTTCCAGGATAATAATCACTTTATGAAAACCGGACTGGATGATTTCTTAAAATATCACGATATCCAACTGGTTGAAATCGTAGGATTGGCATTAGACTATTGTGTGAAGTTCACTGCCCAGGATGCTGTGGCCAACGGATATGTTACTTGTCTTCATTTCAACGGAACACGTGCTGTAAACGTAAAACCAGACAACGCCAGAGATGCCATCTACGAGATGATTGAAAAAGGGGTAACAGTTTTGGGGTAA
- a CDS encoding DEAD/DEAH box helicase has product MSFESLGLSHNIIRSVNKLGYLKPFPIQEQAVPVILQGKDLMGIAQTGSGKTACFVMPILEKLQNAEVKKDRNVQVLILVPTRELAIQIDEVFRAFTENLKREVRTMAVYGGVSINPQMKGMFGVEVLIATPGRLLDLIDHNALSISGIQHLVIDEADKMFQLGFGEEMNKLFAMMPVVKQTTLFSATLNDKVSEMKERLSINPTVIEIKKEEVEIDNIEQLAYHVSPENKGPFLRYLIKEKKVEKALIFVSSTRSADNLVEKLKKNKIKAVAIHSQKSQGARRNNLEEFKVNGAQILVATDLIGRGIHIESLPCVINYELPRSPLDYIHRIGRTGRANEKGTAISILTDDELQHFRVIQKKMGKKVTLQRTEGIDLHGY; this is encoded by the coding sequence ATGTCATTTGAATCGTTAGGATTATCACACAATATTATTCGTTCTGTTAATAAACTAGGATATTTAAAGCCATTTCCAATACAAGAGCAGGCGGTTCCTGTTATTTTGCAGGGGAAAGATCTGATGGGGATTGCACAGACAGGTTCCGGGAAAACGGCTTGTTTTGTAATGCCTATTTTAGAAAAACTACAGAATGCTGAAGTTAAAAAAGACCGTAATGTTCAGGTTTTAATATTGGTTCCTACACGTGAATTGGCTATTCAGATTGATGAAGTTTTCAGAGCTTTTACAGAAAATCTAAAACGGGAGGTTCGTACAATGGCTGTTTATGGAGGTGTTTCTATCAACCCGCAGATGAAAGGAATGTTTGGGGTAGAAGTTCTTATTGCCACTCCCGGACGTTTATTAGACTTGATTGACCATAATGCATTGAGTATTTCAGGAATTCAGCATTTGGTGATTGATGAAGCGGATAAAATGTTTCAGCTGGGTTTTGGAGAAGAAATGAATAAACTTTTCGCGATGATGCCTGTGGTGAAACAAACTACTTTATTTTCAGCGACTTTAAATGATAAAGTTTCGGAAATGAAAGAACGTCTGTCTATCAATCCTACTGTTATCGAAATTAAAAAAGAAGAAGTTGAAATTGATAATATAGAACAGCTGGCATATCATGTTTCACCGGAAAATAAAGGCCCTTTCCTGCGTTATTTGATTAAAGAAAAAAAGGTAGAAAAGGCTTTGATCTTTGTTTCGTCTACAAGATCTGCGGATAACCTGGTAGAAAAGCTTAAAAAAAATAAAATTAAGGCGGTGGCTATTCACAGCCAGAAATCACAGGGAGCCCGCAGGAATAATCTGGAAGAGTTTAAAGTAAACGGAGCCCAGATTTTGGTTGCAACAGACCTGATTGGCCGTGGAATTCATATTGAGTCACTTCCATGTGTGATCAATTACGAATTGCCGCGTTCGCCTTTAGATTATATTCACCGTATCGGTAGAACAGGACGTGCTAATGAGAAAGGAACAGCAATTAGTATTCTCACAGATGATGAATTGCAGCATTTCAGAGTGATTCAAAAGAAAATGGGAAAAAAAGTAACTTTACAAAGAACAGAAGGTATTGATTTACACGGATATTAA
- a CDS encoding YfiT family bacillithiol transferase, translated as MSDLEKKKFPIGQFEAPENICDTTLDTYINVIKDFPGRLKNLIEHFTDDQLDTPYREGGWTVRQLVNHLSDSHMNSFIRFKLALTEDNPTIKPYDEAKWAELQDSFHMPVKPAMRILKGTHQRWVVLLKSLTNKQFERTFHHPEHNKNYNLRESLALYVWHCNHHFTHIENLKIEKGW; from the coding sequence ATGAGTGATTTAGAGAAAAAAAAGTTTCCAATAGGCCAGTTTGAAGCTCCGGAAAATATCTGTGATACCACATTGGATACTTACATCAACGTAATCAAAGACTTTCCCGGCAGGCTAAAAAACCTCATTGAACATTTTACAGACGACCAGTTAGATACTCCTTACAGGGAAGGAGGCTGGACAGTAAGACAGCTTGTGAATCATCTTTCTGACAGTCATATGAATAGTTTTATACGTTTTAAGCTGGCTCTTACAGAGGATAACCCTACTATAAAACCTTATGATGAAGCCAAATGGGCGGAGCTTCAGGACAGTTTTCATATGCCTGTAAAACCGGCTATGAGAATATTGAAAGGAACACACCAGAGATGGGTTGTGCTTCTTAAAAGTCTTACGAATAAACAGTTTGAAAGAACTTTTCATCATCCCGAGCACAATAAGAATTATAATTTAAGAGAAAGTCTTGCTTTATACGTTTGGCACTGTAATCATCATTTTACTCATATTGAAAATCTGAAGATAGAAAAAGGTTGGTAA
- a CDS encoding DUF1569 domain-containing protein — protein sequence MNVCQMLKHCDLVLQVALRKVELPRINIVYKTIGIFTKAEMYVFNNGIPRNMPTFQKLIVNFECDFDASKTNLLKTLEEFREACEKSNLPDDHRLFGKMTEKDWTFLEYKHLDHHLKQFNV from the coding sequence ATGAACGTATGTCAAATGCTAAAGCACTGTGATCTAGTTCTTCAGGTAGCTTTGAGAAAAGTAGAACTTCCCCGTATCAACATCGTGTATAAGACAATAGGGATATTCACTAAAGCAGAAATGTATGTCTTCAATAATGGAATTCCCAGAAACATGCCTACTTTTCAAAAACTAATCGTTAATTTTGAGTGTGATTTTGATGCATCAAAAACCAATCTGCTGAAAACGCTGGAAGAATTCCGGGAAGCTTGTGAAAAAAGCAACCTGCCGGATGATCACAGATTATTCGGTAAAATGACTGAAAAAGACTGGACATTTTTAGAATACAAACATCTTGATCACCATCTAAAACAATTTAATGTATGA
- the ytxJ gene encoding bacillithiol system redox-active protein YtxJ: MSFFDKIFGGKNETPDQKTFWKKIESEEDLTKAIEDSFQNRIAIFKHSTSCFISRTVLKNFEKEVENSDQPVNVYYLDLLAHRSVSNKIAADFEIRHESPQLIVIENGKPLNNASHQDISLSQIVS, translated from the coding sequence ATGAGTTTTTTTGATAAAATATTCGGTGGAAAAAACGAAACCCCTGACCAAAAAACATTCTGGAAAAAGATAGAGTCTGAAGAAGATCTTACAAAAGCTATAGAAGACTCTTTTCAGAATAGAATTGCTATATTTAAACATTCAACAAGCTGTTTTATCAGCAGAACTGTACTGAAGAACTTTGAAAAAGAAGTTGAAAATTCAGACCAGCCGGTCAATGTATATTATCTTGACCTATTGGCCCACAGATCTGTTTCCAATAAAATAGCGGCAGATTTTGAGATCAGACATGAAAGTCCTCAGCTGATTGTAATAGAGAACGGAAAGCCTCTAAACAATGCTTCACACCAGGATATTTCTTTAAGCCAGATTGTATCATGA
- a CDS encoding Crp/Fnr family transcriptional regulator yields MKNINDYLAKVLNVPLQNVNTCSLHYEVKKIPKNQFLLQYGEICRHIFFVEKGLLKMYSIDKNGKEHIIQFAPESWLISDRSSLYFNEKSIYYIEAVEDSEILFLHPDFFNKLVEQFPNSIERSDFLLQKHIRSLQNRINSLLGETAEERYMKFIKMYPDLLLRVPQWMIASYLGITPESLSRVRKELARKNFVPDNK; encoded by the coding sequence ATGAAGAATATAAATGATTATTTAGCCAAAGTTTTAAATGTTCCCCTTCAAAATGTGAACACTTGTAGCCTGCACTATGAAGTAAAGAAAATTCCTAAAAATCAGTTTCTTCTTCAGTACGGTGAGATATGCCGGCATATATTCTTTGTAGAAAAAGGATTATTGAAGATGTATTCCATTGATAAAAACGGAAAAGAGCATATTATACAGTTTGCTCCTGAAAGCTGGCTGATTTCTGACCGAAGCAGTCTTTATTTTAATGAAAAATCCATTTATTATATAGAAGCGGTTGAAGATTCAGAAATTCTGTTTCTGCACCCTGATTTCTTTAATAAATTAGTGGAACAGTTTCCGAACAGTATTGAAAGAAGTGATTTCCTTCTTCAGAAACATATCAGAAGCCTTCAAAACAGGATTAACTCTTTGCTTGGTGAGACTGCAGAAGAAAGATATATGAAATTCATTAAAATGTATCCGGATTTACTTTTGAGAGTTCCTCAATGGATGATTGCATCTTATCTTGGAATTACTCCTGAGAGTTTGAGCCGTGTAAGAAAAGAACTGGCAAGAAAAAATTTCGTTCCGGATAATAAATAA
- a CDS encoding PLP-dependent aminotransferase family protein, producing MNKEFLYTEIADGIAEQIRNGILKAGDKLPSVRMLCHEHQVSMNTAKRVFLELESQSLVESKPQSGYFVSQLLSTKLPLPEVSRPSLIANNDEPDELISKVYENMGKKGLTFFSIGIPSGDLLPQAKLKKEIVNAIRELKEGGTEYEELQGNLKLRRMIAIRSLQWGGNLNENDLITTNGGMNALSFCLMALGKPGDTIAIESPCYPGILQLANGLGLKVLELPTHPTTGIEIEALKKVIPKIDICLLIPNFNSPLGSCMPDENKKEIVKILSENNIPLIEDDVYGDLYFGSTRPKCCKSFDKDGSVLYCSSISKTLAPGYRVGWIAPGKYKDKIMKLKLLHSTSSISIVNEAVANFLKSGKYEKHLQQLRRTLQNNYQNYVQTIAESFPEGTKTSRPQGGLSLWVEFDKKIRTTELYDLAIKQNISIAPGRMFTLQEQFENCMRLCIGLPWSEDTQAKLRQIGNLAKKIYLK from the coding sequence ATGAACAAAGAATTTTTATATACAGAAATTGCAGACGGAATTGCAGAACAGATCAGGAATGGTATTTTAAAGGCCGGAGACAAGCTTCCTTCGGTAAGAATGCTATGTCATGAACATCAGGTAAGTATGAACACAGCCAAACGCGTTTTCCTGGAACTGGAATCCCAGTCTTTGGTAGAATCCAAGCCGCAGTCTGGTTATTTTGTGAGCCAGTTATTATCCACAAAACTTCCTTTACCGGAAGTGAGCCGTCCGTCATTGATTGCCAATAATGATGAACCGGATGAACTCATCAGTAAGGTATATGAAAATATGGGAAAAAAGGGCCTTACTTTTTTCTCTATTGGTATTCCGTCAGGAGATCTCCTGCCTCAGGCAAAACTGAAAAAAGAAATCGTAAATGCTATCAGGGAATTAAAAGAAGGAGGTACAGAATATGAAGAGCTCCAGGGAAATCTGAAGTTGAGAAGAATGATTGCCATACGTTCTTTGCAATGGGGTGGAAATCTGAATGAAAACGATCTTATCACTACCAATGGCGGAATGAATGCTTTGTCTTTCTGCTTAATGGCATTAGGCAAACCCGGCGATACCATTGCTATTGAAAGTCCTTGCTACCCTGGAATTCTGCAGCTGGCAAACGGATTGGGTCTAAAAGTACTGGAACTTCCTACCCATCCTACTACCGGAATAGAAATTGAGGCTTTAAAAAAAGTAATTCCAAAAATAGATATCTGCCTCCTCATTCCCAACTTCAATTCGCCTTTGGGAAGCTGTATGCCTGATGAAAATAAAAAAGAAATCGTAAAAATACTTTCAGAAAACAACATTCCGTTGATTGAGGATGACGTCTATGGAGATCTTTATTTCGGTTCTACCCGTCCGAAATGCTGTAAATCTTTTGATAAAGACGGGAGTGTGCTGTATTGCAGTTCTATTTCCAAAACTTTGGCTCCGGGATATCGTGTAGGCTGGATTGCTCCAGGAAAGTATAAAGATAAAATCATGAAGCTTAAGCTCCTGCATTCCACTTCCTCTATTTCAATTGTCAATGAAGCTGTAGCCAATTTTCTGAAATCCGGAAAATATGAAAAACATCTCCAGCAGCTCCGCAGAACCTTGCAAAACAATTATCAGAACTATGTTCAGACCATTGCGGAGTCTTTTCCGGAAGGTACCAAAACCAGCCGTCCACAGGGAGGATTGTCTTTATGGGTAGAATTTGACAAGAAGATACGGACAACAGAGTTATATGATCTGGCCATTAAACAAAACATAAGCATTGCTCCCGGAAGAATGTTTACCCTGCAGGAGCAGTTTGAAAACTGTATGAGACTCTGCATAGGACTTCCCTGGTCGGAAGATACCCAGGCAAAACTCAGACAGATTGGAAATCTTGCAAAAAAGATTTATTTAAAGTAA
- a CDS encoding DMT family transporter codes for MITKQISKDENISGWINGFIGVVLFSGGLPATKLAVMEMSPTFVTIVRAAVAGILALIVLWLGKEKRPVKEQLTPLLLVSLGCVVGFPLLSALALQYLTSAHSIVFLGMLPLATAVFGVMRGGERPHPVFWFFSIVGSLLVIGYAVSQGISASPIGDILMLLAVILCGMGYAEGAKLSKTLGGWQVISWALVLALPIMIPLFFIYFPDDIQNVSFQGWFGMAYISIFSMFIGFIFWYKGLAQGGIATVGQLQLLQPFFGLALASWLLHEQVSIGMLCVTVGVILCVAGTKKFAK; via the coding sequence ATGATAACAAAACAAATATCAAAAGATGAAAATATAAGTGGATGGATCAATGGCTTTATAGGGGTAGTATTATTTAGCGGAGGTTTGCCTGCTACCAAATTGGCTGTAATGGAAATGAGTCCAACCTTTGTGACGATAGTGCGTGCAGCAGTGGCAGGGATATTAGCTCTTATAGTATTATGGCTGGGTAAAGAAAAGCGCCCTGTTAAGGAACAGTTAACTCCTTTGCTCTTGGTTTCTCTTGGTTGCGTGGTAGGGTTTCCACTTTTATCAGCATTAGCTCTTCAATACCTTACTTCGGCCCATTCTATTGTGTTTTTGGGAATGCTTCCTTTGGCAACAGCCGTATTCGGAGTAATGCGTGGTGGTGAAAGACCTCATCCTGTATTTTGGTTTTTTTCGATTGTAGGAAGTCTTTTAGTGATTGGCTATGCTGTTTCACAAGGGATATCTGCTTCACCCATTGGCGATATCCTGATGCTGCTTGCTGTTATTTTATGTGGTATGGGTTATGCTGAAGGTGCCAAACTATCAAAAACACTGGGCGGCTGGCAGGTGATTTCCTGGGCATTGGTATTGGCGCTTCCTATTATGATTCCTTTATTTTTTATTTATTTTCCTGATGATATTCAGAATGTCAGTTTTCAGGGTTGGTTTGGAATGGCTTATATTTCTATTTTCAGTATGTTTATTGGTTTTATATTCTGGTATAAAGGATTGGCACAGGGTGGTATTGCTACTGTGGGCCAGTTGCAGCTGCTTCAACCTTTCTTTGGGTTGGCATTAGCTTCCTGGCTTCTTCATGAGCAGGTAAGTATAGGAATGCTGTGTGTTACAGTAGGGGTAATCTTATGTGTTGCCGGAACCAAAAAATTTGCGAAATAA